ACTACCCGCACCGACGAACTCGTCGGGGGGATCGTCAAGCTGATCAGCGCGGCCAAGATGCTGGATATTCCCATTCTTTATACCGAGCAGAATCCGGCCGGGCTGGGCCGCACCGACCATGAGTTGAAGGATGTTCTGTCTGGCGCGCAGGGCCCCCTGGTCAAGTCGACCTGCAGCGCCTGGCGCGACGAGAATTTCCGGGAGGCCCTGCAACAGACCCGCCGCGAGCACGTCATCCTCGCCGGTTTGGAGGCCCACGTCTGCATCCAGCAGACGGCCCTCGACCTGCTGCGCGTCGATTACACGCCGTTCGTCGCTGTCGACGCTGTCGGCTCGCGGCGGACGCACGACATGCGCACCTCGCTCGCGCGGATGCGCCAGGCAGGCGTCACGATCTCCACGGTCGAGGCGCTGATCTTCGAAATGGTCGAGCGCTGCGATCACCCGCGCTTCAAAGACATCCTCAGGCTTGTCAAGTAATGCCGAAAGGCGACGATTCGTGGGACGACGCGGGGAGCGACCCCGACGCGCCGTTGTCTTCGGATCTTGACAACGATGACGACGATGTAGACGACGCGTTGCCGGAAATGGCCTGCCCCGAGTGCGGCGCCCGCGTGACCGAAGATACGCAGAAGTGCCCGCGCTGCGGCAACTGGATCACGCCGACCGCTCCCGGCGGCGGCTGGAAAAAATGGTGGCTCGCCGTCGCGGTCATGCTCATGCTGCTGGCGATGCTGCGATTTATCTTTTGAACTATGAAGAATCCGCCAATCCGGTAGGTTACGTGAGCAAACTGAAATCAACAAGCGTGACCAAGCGCACGGCGTCGTTCTTTGCGCCTCTTTGGGGTATTGATGATCCGGAAATCGAACGCGCGATTAGGCGGGAGGCCCTTCGGCGATACAGTGGCCTGGGCCATGCTTTGTTGCTCATGTTGGGCGGCGGTGTTTTCGGTGTCGTTTTCCACTTCGCATTACTTCGTCGTTGGGGCCCAAACGGTATCTGGATTTCCGGGTTATTTGCATTTCCCGTCTGGGATTGGCTACTTAACAAGTGGATGCTCTTTCGAGCACGGAAGCTCCTTCCCAGCATCCTCCAATCAATGGGCCGTTGCTCTACCTGTGGGTATATGCTCGAACGCAAGCCGAATTCTGTTTGCCCTGAATGCGGTTCGGCGAATTCGCTGCCTCAAGCATGAAACTTGTATGTCAGCTCGAGTCTTCGAGACCCGCCGCTCCAAGTGCTGGGCCGGAAATCCGTTCTACCCATTCGCAGCGAGGGAGGGCGCGTCTGCCGGCGCGCCGTCTTAGCAGCGGGCGGCGGCTGGAAAAAATGGTGGCTCGCCGTCGCGGTCATGCTCCTGCTGCTGGCGATGCTGCGATTCGTGTCTTGAACGGTGGTTCAGATGGGTGCGCCAGAAAACGGCCGCTCCGTTTTCGCGAGTCCCGCTGCAAATGCCGGCCTCGGATTCTCGGTAACCCGATCAAACCTGCCCGCTACGCCTCGGATCGGCTTCAAGCTGGTCCTGCTATTGCCTTGACGATTTCAACACCCCGCAGGATAATCAAGTAGTGGCCATGTAGGCTCCGCGTCCGCGCGGGCGTAAGCCTCGATAATTAAAGCCACAACGCTACGCGGGCGTAATTCAGTGGTAGAATGCCAGCTTCCCAAGCTGGACGTCGTGGGTTCGAATCCCATCGCCCGCTTTGAGATATAATTCAGTGGCTGATCGCAAGTTAGCGAGCCTTTCCGCGTCGGAAAGTGCAGCCCGAAGGTTCGAGCGCAAAACGGTACATACCGTTTTGGCTCCGCCAGAAGGAGCTGCACGATGCCGAAACTCACCAAGAAACTGCCGTCGTATCGTCTTCACAAAGTGTCCGGCCATGCCGTCGTCACGCTCGCCGGAAAGGACCATTATCTCGGCACACACGGCTCGCCCGAGAGCATCGACGCCTACAAGCGTTTGATTTCCGAATGGAGCGCCGCCGGTCCGGCGGCGACCGCAGCGACTGTCGCCGCGACGAAAGCCGGCGCCGATTTCCGAATCTGCGAACTGCTGGCCGCGTACTATGAGCACGCCGACCGCTACTACGTCAAGGACGGCGAGCCAACCGGCGAGGCCAAGAACATCAAGGACGCGACGCGCCTTCTGCAGGCGTTCTACGGCATGACGCCCGTCGTCGAGTTCGGCCCGATGGCGCTCAAGGCCGTGCGGCAGAAGTTCATCGAGGCCAAGCTCTCGCGGCGCGTCATCAACTACCGCGTCAACCGCATCCGCCGCGTGTTCAAATGGGGCGTCGAGAATCAGCTTGTCGCTCCCGGCGTGCTTCATGCCCTCCAGGCCGTCGCGGCGCTTCGCGCCGGCCGCACCGAGGCCCGCGAGCCCGGGCCGGTCCGTCCCGTCTCTGAGGAGAGCGTGAGTGCGATCCTGCCGTTCGTGACGCCGCAAGTGCGAGCGATGATCGAGCTTCAGCAGTTGACCGGCATGCGACCCAACGAAGTGACGGCCATGCGGCCGGTGGACATCGACCGTAGCCAAGCGACATGGATCTATCGGCCGGCCCGCCACAAGACCGAACATCACGGCATCGAGCGGTTGATTTATCTCGGCCCCAGGGCACAGGCGATCATCACGCCCTATCTGCTGCGGCCGGCCGATTCGTACCTATTCAGCCCGAAGGACGCCGTGAAGCAGTCCCGCGACCGATTGCGTAGGGGCAACAACCCGCCGAAAAAGCGCCGGCTGTCGCCGAAACGCATTCCCGGCAACCGCTACACGCGGCGGAGCTACTACAGCGCCATCAAGCGTGGCTGCGAGAAGGCCGGCATCGAGGTGTGGGGACCCAACCGTCTGCGGCATTCCGCAGCGACGTACCTGCGGAAGCGCTTCGGCATCGAAGCGGCCCGCGTCGTGCTGGGGCATCGCTCAAGCGCCGTTACCGAGGTGTACGCGGAACTGGACCGCACGAAGGCCGCTGACATCATGGCGGAGGTCGGGTAGGCTGACCAGCACGATACCGGCAGGCAACTGCCGAGCAGGCTCCGGCTGTCCCATGCGGGCAGCCGGAGCCTGAATCGTTTATCTAAAGGCGCCGCCCTATTGCCCGGCCGCGTTGTCTATTCTTGTTTTCCTTGATGCTCGTGGCAAGCTGTGGCAGGTCTCAGCAACTTCGGCACCGATCAAATCTACAACCCGACTGACGAGTTGAGGAGGAATTCGCATCCGAGCGAAACGAAGCGCATTCACAATCGAAGCAATTTGACCTTGAGCGCCGAGGGCCACACGAATCGTGTCATCGATTAGAATGTCGATTGTGGATGCCACTCGAAGACTTGGGAATTCACGATTACAAATCCTTTGAGCTTTGCGTTCGTCGATGAGTGCAATACCGCTTATTGCATGCGCGTGTGCTATCGTCGCAGCCTCGCCGTCGTCGAGTGTGCGTAGGGCGGAGCCTTCAACCAAGGAGGTATACACTCCTATCGCCCCTTCTACCAAGCGCGCCGAACGAATTGCTCCGATTTCAATGAACTTTCCGACTTCATCGGCGTCAGTATGCCCTCGGTAATTGCCTCGCGCCAACTCCGCAATCGCGTTCTCAGTCACGATGAGCGAGTTGGGCATCGCGCGAAGGATATCCAATCCATGTTTGGTGGCGTTAATGTTGATCACTACACTTGCATCGGCCACAAAGATGGAGGACGAATCAATGAGTGAGTTTGAAGAGCTCATTGGCTTCCGTTTCCTCCCCTTCGGCCCCGTCCAAAAGTTCACGTAACTCGTGGCGGTCAAGGTGCAAAAGGCTCGCAAGCTGCCCCTCGCTGTAAAGCTCTCGCTTCCACGACTCTCGCACGAGCAAAGCCAGTCGCTGCGGTACCGGCCCACGGCTGCCTACCGCATGGCCCCACTTATCCGGCAGTTCGCCCAGGACTTGCGTCGCTTGTTCATCGCTAATGCCGCCATTGGCAACGAACCAGTCCCAGGTGCCCTCACGTGCAAGGGAAAGTTCCTCAAGCCGTCGGCCTATCGCCTCACGGGACACGCCAAAGGCATGTGCAAGGAGGATGATGTGGCGCCTCGTCAGATGGGTCTGTCCGGCTGTGATCTCCGCGAATCGCTGCCTAAGGGCGCGTGCGGGCGTCAAAAAGCACCGCGCGAAGCAATTGGCATACTTTTCTTCGCGAGAGGCGAATTGTTCGTCCTCAGTAAGAACTTCAGGTTGAAACCGCGTGGACAAGAAGTGAGCAGTTTCATGTATGCCAGATTGTCGGAGTCGCTCCGCCGGATGATTCGCATTCAGAAGTATGCAAGCACCAACAGTTTCATCATACGCAAACAAGCCCGAGATCTTGCCGCTCATTGGGCGAAGATAAACGCGCACCCCGAGTTGAAGCTCAAGCATTGAGACAACGTCCACAATAGAGCCGGCTCCGAATCCAAGCCAGTCGCGGAGTTCCTGTGCGTTTTGTTCGGCCTGCGATTGTACATCACCTGGAAGGAGCGGCCTTTCAGGTGGATAATTCAATCGCCGCCGGATGCCAAGTACGTTCTCGAGTTCCACTTCGGCGCGTACGAGGTCGTTTAGCAGTTGGACCGCATCGTCGATCGAACGACTCGAACTCTGCGGGAGTTTTCGAAATCGTGGGACCATATCGATATGCACGGCCTCACGCCGAAGAATCGCGTTTGCGGAAGTACCATAAAGGACTGCCAACTGCTGAAGTTCGTCCATCCTAACGCGTCGTTGACCTTGCTCAATTGCCACTATTGTAGTCCGAACCGCACCAATGGCATCGGCTGCCGCTGCTTGGGTGAGCTTCGCCGTCTCTCTGGCAAGGCGCAACCGTTCTCCGATCACGGCGTTAGGAAGTTGTTCTTCTAGCATCCTCATCATGATTGACCCCGCGCCCACTTCATCAGGAAAGAATTAGGTCCAAGCGACTCTAGGTATTTCTTCCATTCGTTAGCGTGCCGCGATAACATGGCCCGCAGTCGCCGACACGCGTCTTCTACCGACAAACCCAGCGCCGGCGCCAAAAGCGTCCCGTGCGTGTTGGTGGATGGCAGTGACCAGTCATCTGCCATTTCAGCTAAATGGTCCATGTGCAAAAATCCTGCGATTGCATATTCGCGAAACGCCTTTGTCAGCTTGGTGAACTTAGAGACAACAGCCTTATCAAGGCTGGCTGCATTCATCGCACAAGCAATATAGGTGTCGGCTGGTTCGCTAAGATGCGCCTCGTGAACAGCTACACGTCGAAGCATGCACGCAGCGCAAACACCGCATTGGCGCCGTACACCGTTGATGGAACTCCATCTGTTGTCCCGCCAGCAGGATCTTGTATCGCCGATGTTGCGGTCATTCGAGATTGACACCGCTGCGCGAAGCGTTTCAGCTTTCGTATGCCAAATGCGCGGATGAAGGAACTTTATCTGTCTCCCGAGCAGCGCCTGGATGAAACGCTGCATTCGAACAGTGAATAGAGGATGATTGCGGTAATCAGGATATCCATGGCCGACGCTGACCAATGCCGGTCCAATTGTGCCTTGTCCGCTTTCAGGTATCACGACTTCGTTCGCATGCGTTAGGTAGGCCGCGATGCCGCTGATTAGGGCGAATTTGAAGCCACGAGCGCGAGCAGTGGATTCTCGTTTGCACACAGTGCTGGACGTCTCATATGGCACCGTTGCGAACGGGATACGCTTAGAGCTATGTACCGAGCAATCCCATTTCGTTGGACCGACCCGAACTCGTACTAGGCCATCCCCGAGTGACTGACCTAGGATGCATGCAACGGCGCGAGAGTCCATACCGTCGCTGTATGCAATGACGGCCTTGGTATCAGTTGAGAGCTTGAGATACTCTTGCGATGGAGATTGAGCCTTGGAAAATCGCCGAGAAAAACAAATAGACCAGTTGTCTCCGGTCAGGAATTCGAGCGCATCGCGAAGCGGTTTAACCACTGAATCGGCCTGCCATCGGTCTGGATCGTGGACCGGGATGCGAAGCGATAACTTTCGCGGCCAACCCTGTTGAGGACGTTTAAGCATCCTGTCACCACATTCAACGGTTGCGGCCACCACCATTGCGTCGTAGATCAGGGGCTCCCATCGTGCAAAGGCGTAGGATTCAAGCCCTGCCGTCGAGAACGTGATGTCGCGATTAAGTTCGAGCTTCGCGCGACCGTTTCTTGCGCGGCGTCCAGGCTCAACCACATCGATCCCTAATTCGGGAATGCCGTTTGATTCGGTGTCGCTGAAAGTCATAGAGAGGGTCCCTCGTCGATTCCCGACCGCTTCGACAAGTGCGCGTTTACAGTCGAAGAACGGCTGGACATGAGCTCCGCAGAAAGTTCATCGCGGCGAAGCTGAATTCGGGCCTGATTCAGTCGAGCGCGGACTTGAGGACCCCCGCGTGGCTCCTTTCGGCAATGATGCTCCTCAATCTGCCGGCAGCAGCTTTGGGCGTGGGTGCCAAGTGCAATTTGAAGAGCGTGTTCACACGCCGTGTCGCCCGTCATGCCGTTCGCGACTGCTTCAATCGCGCAGTCGATGAACGTGTTGCCGGCTGCGGATCCGCGGCACGATTCTCGCGCTGCGTCGAGATTGGATATTCGTTCATCGAGCCAAAGCATCGGTTGGTCGCCGCCCCCAAGAATCGCTCGGACTTCCTCGATTTGTGCTTCCTTGAACTCTTGCTTCAGGGATACAACGAGTGCCTCCTGTACTTCGGCGGGGCAAAAAGACGGGGTCCCAGCGCGTTCTGCAAGGCATTTCCAGTGCTTTCGCATAGGGAGACTTTTGTGTGGCCCATCGCTCATGCGGTTCTCCGATGTCAGAATTGTATCGCATGAGGCGTGACAATGTCAACTCGATTCGGGAACGGGAAAGCAGCAAGAAATTGTGGATTCGTAAGTGTAGAGAGCACAATATATTACGTTTGCGTTTGGCGACGCCGATGGACTTGGTGACACCGAGTACGATGCGCTGTTTAGTGCTTAATTGCACCGAAACGCTGTAAGGGCGGTCCATGCGCGAGCGCCTTCGCAACCGCTGCATTCGCCTCTTCAAGTTGGCGCTGCCGCGAGCGGCTGACAGGATTGACGAGTTGTGGCGACTGTTCAGAACCGGATAGGCGTTCAGAGAATCGCTGAATCGCTTCTCGGCTCGTGTACGTCGTGCCGCCGATCCTCACGGTTTCCAGTCGGATACCTTTCACGCCACGCAGCGTCCAGCGATAGACGGCACTGATGTGCAACCGCTTGCCGTTCGGCCGCGACGGAAGCAGTTGCGGCACGGCGCGGAGGGGAATCAGGTTTTCAACGCCCGTATCAATCATGGTCTTGCCGTTGCGAGCCTGGTGCCACGATGAGTGATGAGGCGCACACCTCAGCGACGTGCTCGGCAGTCGCATCGCAATGCTCTCGCTGTAGATAACTTGTGACGAAGCGCACAACGGCGCCGATCATGCGAAGAACGAGCCGAATCGCCGGATAGATGCCATGACGGATGAAGCAGTAGAGCATCCACAACGTCATCACGAGTGCGAGGCAATCAATGATCGTGTCCATTAGCCTGTCTTCCTCTTATTAGACTCTCTGGGAATTCCGGGCAGTTCGACCGCCGGCAGTATTCAGGATGCTTCGCAGCGGCTCTTGAGCCGTTCGTATGCGGATTGCAGAGTGACCGTCAGCTGCGTTGCAAGTGCCTGAAATTCCTTCGGCACCTGCCCGAATCGATCGGGGTGACACTCGGATATCTTGCGGCGATAGGCGGTCTTGATGTCGTCCAACGAAGCGCCGCGCGGTACGCCCAGCGTCTCCCAGGGATCATCGAGCGCGAGGCCCAACTCCTCCGCGATCGACGGCCACTCAGATTCCTTCACGCCGAGGGCCAGCGCCGTATCGCGGATGATCGTCAATTCCGCGGCTGTTAGATCACCATCGCTCTTGGCGATGAGCGTCAGCAGTTCGAGCAGGACAGCACCCTTCAGTTTGAAGCAGCGTAACCAGGTTTGCTCGACCAGCGACCGTACATTGGTCGCCGACGCGCCTTTCACCGCATCGCGCAACGCGGGAAGTTCAGCGGGAGTGATGTCAAACAACTTGGTGAGCGAAACTCTCATCTGCCGGACCTTCTCGGGAACGGCGCTCCCGTTGGCGCGGACGACGATCATGCAGAGTTCAATCAGGGGACGCAGGTACGCACACTTGTTCCACTTCTTGCGCGCCGGCAGTCGAAACTTGTACACCCAGCGCCCCAGGTAATCGGCGATGTCGCCGTCGTTGTCGAGACAGACAATCGCGACGCGCAGCTCGTATTCGCCGGCCCTTGGATAGATGAGCGCGGAGAACGGGATGTACATCGCGGCTACATCGTCATCGAATCTATCCAACTGGAAAAAATCGCCGTCGCTGTCGGCATACTCGTTGACCGCCTTCACATAATCTCCGTCCGTCGTCATCATCATGACCGAGGCGTAGAGTCCGTCACCGGTCCCGGGCGGCAGTGTGATCCGAACCCGGCGACCGAGGTCATCATTTAGAAACCCGACTTCAGGCTCCGGTCCCGACGGTTCGTCCGGCTTGCCGTTGGCTGAAGCGAGCCATTCGCCTGCCTTGCGGAACAACCAATCGATTGCCAATTCTGGAATGGTCACCATTGTTCACACCTCCAGCGTCGGCGCAAGCAGCGCCGAAGCCTGCAAAGCAAGACACTCAATCCCTTTCCGGTTCCCGCGGCTCCGGCTCGCGAACGTTTGATTCACGGTCGGTCTCTGGCTGTTTGAAGTACTTGTCGAGAATCGCCGGCCGTTCGTCCGGATCACGCAGTTCCAGTTTCTTGTCCAACATCACCTCTCCAGGGGTGCGCGTGCCCGCAATCCCATGTACCGTTGGCTGTGGCACATTTGCTTCGGGCAACGTGACGGCAGCGCGAAGCTCGGCAAGGCCCTGGCGGAACATCGCTCCAGCGTGGCCGGCGCCGATCTTTGGTTGCGGTTTCTTGTCAGCCATGATTCATCCTCACATTCGTCGATTACTCTCCGCGCATGTCGCGAAACCGTTCCGCGACGCCGCATTGTTCCAGGTAGGCGTCGTGCATGTCGGAAACGCGACGCCGTTCGTATTCCGCAGCCAGCCCGTTCGAGATGAGCAAGCCGGCGCTGGCGATCA
This window of the Phycisphaerae bacterium genome carries:
- a CDS encoding isochorismatase family protein, encoding MPHVSVLESSLAALVVVDVQERMLGAVTTTRTDELVGGIVKLISAAKMLDIPILYTEQNPAGLGRTDHELKDVLSGAQGPLVKSTCSAWRDENFREALQQTRREHVILAGLEAHVCIQQTALDLLRVDYTPFVAVDAVGSRRTHDMRTSLARMRQAGVTISTVEALIFEMVERCDHPRFKDILRLVK
- a CDS encoding site-specific integrase, producing MPKLTKKLPSYRLHKVSGHAVVTLAGKDHYLGTHGSPESIDAYKRLISEWSAAGPAATAATVAATKAGADFRICELLAAYYEHADRYYVKDGEPTGEAKNIKDATRLLQAFYGMTPVVEFGPMALKAVRQKFIEAKLSRRVINYRVNRIRRVFKWGVENQLVAPGVLHALQAVAALRAGRTEAREPGPVRPVSEESVSAILPFVTPQVRAMIELQQLTGMRPNEVTAMRPVDIDRSQATWIYRPARHKTEHHGIERLIYLGPRAQAIITPYLLRPADSYLFSPKDAVKQSRDRLRRGNNPPKKRRLSPKRIPGNRYTRRSYYSAIKRGCEKAGIEVWGPNRLRHSAATYLRKRFGIEAARVVLGHRSSAVTEVYAELDRTKAADIMAEVG
- a CDS encoding XRE family transcriptional regulator, coding for MRMLEEQLPNAVIGERLRLARETAKLTQAAAADAIGAVRTTIVAIEQGQRRVRMDELQQLAVLYGTSANAILRREAVHIDMVPRFRKLPQSSSRSIDDAVQLLNDLVRAEVELENVLGIRRRLNYPPERPLLPGDVQSQAEQNAQELRDWLGFGAGSIVDVVSMLELQLGVRVYLRPMSGKISGLFAYDETVGACILLNANHPAERLRQSGIHETAHFLSTRFQPEVLTEDEQFASREEKYANCFARCFLTPARALRQRFAEITAGQTHLTRRHIILLAHAFGVSREAIGRRLEELSLAREGTWDWFVANGGISDEQATQVLGELPDKWGHAVGSRGPVPQRLALLVRESWKRELYSEGQLASLLHLDRHELRELLDGAEGEETEANELFKLTH
- a CDS encoding 7-cyano-7-deazaguanine synthase; the encoded protein is MTFSDTESNGIPELGIDVVEPGRRARNGRAKLELNRDITFSTAGLESYAFARWEPLIYDAMVVAATVECGDRMLKRPQQGWPRKLSLRIPVHDPDRWQADSVVKPLRDALEFLTGDNWSICFSRRFSKAQSPSQEYLKLSTDTKAVIAYSDGMDSRAVACILGQSLGDGLVRVRVGPTKWDCSVHSSKRIPFATVPYETSSTVCKRESTARARGFKFALISGIAAYLTHANEVVIPESGQGTIGPALVSVGHGYPDYRNHPLFTVRMQRFIQALLGRQIKFLHPRIWHTKAETLRAAVSISNDRNIGDTRSCWRDNRWSSINGVRRQCGVCAACMLRRVAVHEAHLSEPADTYIACAMNAASLDKAVVSKFTKLTKAFREYAIAGFLHMDHLAEMADDWSLPSTNTHGTLLAPALGLSVEDACRRLRAMLSRHANEWKKYLESLGPNSFLMKWARGQS
- a CDS encoding DUF1580 domain-containing protein; its protein translation is MIDTGVENLIPLRAVPQLLPSRPNGKRLHISAVYRWTLRGVKGIRLETVRIGGTTYTSREAIQRFSERLSGSEQSPQLVNPVSRSRQRQLEEANAAVAKALAHGPPLQRFGAIKH
- a CDS encoding TerB family tellurite resistance protein, with protein sequence MVTIPELAIDWLFRKAGEWLASANGKPDEPSGPEPEVGFLNDDLGRRVRITLPPGTGDGLYASVMMMTTDGDYVKAVNEYADSDGDFFQLDRFDDDVAAMYIPFSALIYPRAGEYELRVAIVCLDNDGDIADYLGRWVYKFRLPARKKWNKCAYLRPLIELCMIVVRANGSAVPEKVRQMRVSLTKLFDITPAELPALRDAVKGASATNVRSLVEQTWLRCFKLKGAVLLELLTLIAKSDGDLTAAELTIIRDTALALGVKESEWPSIAEELGLALDDPWETLGVPRGASLDDIKTAYRRKISECHPDRFGQVPKEFQALATQLTVTLQSAYERLKSRCEAS